A genomic window from Mesorhizobium sp. 131-2-1 includes:
- the fixJ gene encoding response regulator FixJ, translating into MAGNDLVHVVDDDVDVRKSLGFLLGTADFAVRLHESATAFLASATDNIDGCIVTDVRMPGIDGIEFLRQLRGRGHRLPVIVMTGHADVALAVQAMKEGAADFIEKPFDDEILIDAIRSALGNRNRVDASHPQSAEIRGRLSTLSERERQVLDGLVSGLPNKTIAYDLGISPRTVEIHRANVMSKMAAGSLSHLVRMALILDPKH; encoded by the coding sequence ATGGCCGGGAATGATCTTGTGCATGTGGTCGACGACGACGTCGATGTTCGCAAGTCGCTCGGTTTTCTTCTGGGGACTGCCGATTTTGCCGTGCGCCTGCATGAATCCGCGACAGCCTTCCTGGCTTCAGCCACCGACAATATCGACGGCTGCATCGTGACCGATGTACGCATGCCAGGTATCGACGGCATCGAGTTCCTGCGGCAGTTGAGAGGTCGCGGGCATAGGCTTCCGGTCATTGTCATGACCGGTCATGCCGATGTCGCGCTCGCCGTTCAGGCGATGAAGGAAGGGGCGGCCGATTTCATCGAAAAGCCTTTCGACGACGAGATCTTGATCGACGCAATCCGTTCAGCACTGGGCAATCGCAATCGGGTCGATGCAAGCCACCCGCAATCCGCCGAAATCCGCGGGCGTCTGTCAACGCTTTCGGAGCGGGAGCGGCAGGTGCTGGATGGGCTTGTATCAGGTCTGCCGAACAAGACGATCGCCTATGATCTGGGAATCAGCCCGCGCACGGTCGAAATCCATCGCGCCAATGTCATGAGCAAGATGGCCGCGGGCAGCCTGTCGCATCTGGTTCGCATGGCGCTGATCCTGGATCCCAAGCATTAA